A window of the Glaciimonas sp. CA11.2 genome harbors these coding sequences:
- the lon gene encoding endopeptidase La, which yields MTTSTVTEQTRLPLLPLRDVVVFPHMVIPLFVGRPKSIKALEAAMEQGKSIMLAAQKAAAKDEPSADDIYEIGCVANILQMLKLPDGTVKVLVEGAQRARIHRISELDTHFVADLTPVESESGDEAEVEAMRRAIVQQFDQYVKLNKKIPPEILTSLAGIDDAGRLADTIAAHLPLKLEQKQVILEIFNVGKRYEHLLGQLEGELDILQVEKRIRGRVKRQMEKSQREYYLNEQVKAIQKELGEGEEGADLEELEKKIVSAKMPKEALEKAQSELKKLKLMSPMSAEATVVRNYIDTLVGLPWKKKSKVNNELGNAEKVLEGDHYGLDKVKERILEYLAVQQRVDKLKAPILCFVGPPGVGKTSLGQSIARATNRKFVRMALGGVRDEAEIRGHRRTYIGSMPGKILQSLAKVGVRNPLFLLDEIDKLGMDFRGDPSSALLEVLDPEQNHTFSDHYIEVDFDLSDVMFVATSNSFNIPPALLDRMEVIRLSGYTEDEKANIALRYLLPKQIKNNGLKIDEISVAESAIRDIIRYYTREAGVRSLEREISKICRKVVKLLLLKKQEKKVAITSKNIDKFLGVRRYDFGVAEKENQVGQVVGLAWTEVGGELLTIEAVAMQGKGAIIRTGTLGDVMKESIEAARTVVRSRAKKLGIKNEAFEKTDIHIHVPEGATPKDGPSAGIGMATALVSIFTGIPVRADVAMTGEITLRGEVLPIGGLKEKLLAAHRGGIKTVLIPEQNVKDLAEIPDNIKNKLEIVPVRWFDKVLEVALERQPVPLAEDESVVDAAVAKAGEKTDTTVVKH from the coding sequence ATGACAACTTCTACAGTTACTGAACAAACCCGGTTGCCGCTATTGCCCTTACGGGATGTAGTGGTATTCCCGCATATGGTGATTCCTCTGTTTGTCGGTCGCCCAAAATCCATAAAGGCGCTTGAGGCCGCAATGGAACAGGGCAAGAGCATCATGTTGGCAGCTCAAAAGGCTGCCGCAAAAGATGAACCGTCGGCTGACGATATTTATGAAATTGGTTGCGTCGCCAATATTTTGCAGATGTTGAAACTTCCCGATGGCACCGTCAAGGTGTTAGTGGAAGGTGCGCAACGCGCACGCATTCATCGCATTAGTGAACTCGATACCCATTTCGTTGCGGATCTGACGCCAGTTGAATCGGAGTCGGGCGATGAAGCTGAGGTCGAGGCGATGCGCCGCGCCATCGTCCAGCAGTTCGATCAGTACGTAAAACTGAATAAAAAAATCCCGCCAGAAATTTTGACTTCACTGGCAGGAATAGATGATGCCGGTCGTTTGGCAGATACTATCGCCGCGCACTTGCCGCTTAAGCTTGAACAAAAGCAAGTCATTCTGGAAATTTTCAATGTCGGTAAACGCTACGAACATTTGTTAGGACAGCTCGAAGGTGAATTGGATATCCTTCAGGTTGAAAAGCGGATTCGTGGACGTGTGAAACGTCAGATGGAAAAATCGCAACGTGAGTACTATTTGAATGAGCAAGTAAAAGCTATTCAAAAAGAACTTGGTGAAGGCGAAGAAGGTGCTGATCTGGAGGAACTGGAAAAGAAAATAGTTTCTGCCAAGATGCCGAAAGAAGCACTGGAAAAAGCCCAGAGCGAACTGAAAAAATTGAAGCTAATGTCGCCAATGTCGGCCGAAGCAACAGTCGTGCGTAACTATATTGATACGCTGGTTGGTTTGCCTTGGAAGAAAAAATCCAAGGTCAACAACGAGTTGGGTAATGCCGAAAAAGTACTGGAAGGCGATCACTATGGCCTGGATAAGGTCAAAGAACGTATTCTGGAATACCTCGCCGTGCAGCAACGCGTTGACAAACTAAAAGCCCCTATTTTATGTTTTGTAGGTCCTCCTGGCGTTGGTAAAACTTCGTTGGGTCAATCAATCGCTCGTGCGACTAATCGTAAATTTGTGCGTATGGCGCTGGGCGGTGTGCGTGACGAGGCTGAAATTCGCGGTCATCGCCGGACTTATATTGGTTCGATGCCTGGCAAGATTTTGCAAAGTCTGGCAAAGGTTGGCGTGCGTAATCCTTTATTCTTGCTTGATGAAATTGACAAGCTTGGTATGGACTTCCGCGGCGATCCATCGTCGGCATTGCTTGAAGTACTGGATCCTGAACAGAATCATACGTTTTCGGATCACTACATCGAAGTCGATTTTGATTTGTCGGATGTGATGTTTGTCGCGACATCGAACTCATTCAACATTCCACCGGCATTGCTGGATAGGATGGAGGTGATTCGTTTGTCGGGATATACCGAGGATGAAAAAGCTAACATTGCATTGCGCTACTTGCTGCCTAAACAAATCAAGAATAATGGCTTGAAGATCGATGAAATTAGCGTCGCTGAAAGCGCTATTCGCGACATCATCCGTTATTACACAAGAGAGGCAGGCGTCCGCTCTCTGGAACGTGAAATCTCCAAGATTTGCCGTAAGGTAGTGAAACTTCTGCTGCTGAAAAAGCAGGAGAAAAAAGTTGCCATCACATCAAAAAATATCGACAAATTCCTCGGAGTTCGTCGCTACGATTTTGGTGTTGCGGAAAAAGAAAATCAGGTTGGTCAAGTTGTTGGATTGGCATGGACTGAAGTCGGTGGTGAATTGCTGACGATTGAAGCGGTGGCGATGCAAGGCAAGGGCGCGATCATCCGCACCGGCACACTCGGTGACGTAATGAAAGAGTCCATTGAGGCCGCTCGTACGGTCGTGCGCAGTCGGGCCAAGAAGCTCGGTATCAAGAACGAGGCGTTCGAGAAAACCGATATTCATATTCACGTGCCTGAAGGTGCAACACCGAAAGACGGACCTTCCGCAGGTATTGGGATGGCTACCGCTCTGGTATCGATCTTTACCGGAATTCCGGTGCGGGCTGATGTTGCAATGACTGGTGAGATTACGTTGCGTGGTGAGGTATTGCCAATCGGTGGTTTGAAAGAAAAGTTGTTGGCAGCGCATCGTGGCGGCATCAAGACGGTATTGATTCCAGAGCAAAACGTTAAGGATCTTGCAGAAATCCCTGACAATATAAAAAATAAGTTGGAAATAGTACCGGTGCGCTGGTTTGATAAAGTACTGGAAGTCGCTCTGGAGCGTCAACCGGTGCCACTCGCTGAGGACGAGTCAGTAGTTGATGCTGCCGTCGCCAAAGCTGGTGAAAAGACCGATACGACAGTAGTTAAACATTAA
- a CDS encoding HU family DNA-binding protein codes for MNKTDLIEHIATSAEISKAASSRAVDALIGAVKATLKKNGTVTLVGFGTFSVGKRAARSGRNPRTGEAIKIKAAKVPKFKPGKALKDAVN; via the coding sequence TTGAACAAAACTGATCTAATCGAGCATATTGCTACATCGGCAGAAATTTCAAAAGCCGCATCGTCACGCGCTGTGGATGCATTGATCGGCGCAGTTAAAGCGACTCTCAAAAAGAATGGCACTGTTACGTTAGTCGGATTTGGTACTTTTTCAGTTGGCAAACGTGCGGCACGGAGCGGGCGAAATCCGCGTACCGGAGAGGCGATTAAAATTAAGGCTGCCAAAGTTCCTAAATTTAAGCCTGGCAAAGCGTTGAAAGATGCTGTAAACTAA
- a CDS encoding SurA N-terminal domain-containing protein — translation MFEFIRSHQRLMQFMLLLLIIPSFALVGLQSYTSFGDSANAVAKVAGQSITQQELDAAQRQQMDRMRQMFGAQFDAKMFDTPQAKQGVLENLIAQRAQLAAVAREHLMVSDLTLQQTLLGIPELHGADGKFDNEKYRSLLAAQGTVPKMYEAGLRQDLALQQLAGAIESTAFAPKSLALRFSNISDQERDTQELLFKTADYASQVKVTDEMLKAYYDKNGQQFEIPEQVKAEYIVLDSAAVAAQVTVNDADVKSYYEQNLARYSTQEQRRASHILITTNKDASAADKAVAKTKAESLLAQLRKDPAEFAKLAKENSQDTASAEHGGDLGYFGDGMMVKPFSDAALKLKQGEISNVVESDFGYHIIQLTGIKPAEVKPLAQVKDEISAEIKKQLATKKFAEMADAFNDTVYEQANSLQPAADKLKLSIQTVSNVGRHPNPALAPTVLYNNEKFLTALFADGSVKNKRNTAAIEVAPSTLIAGHVISYKPVTKQAFEDVKELVRTKVIQAAEVELAEKAGAAKFAALKVKDDTAGFAVAKTVSRANQQGVAPNVFDAVMKADVSKLPAFVGVSLPGQGYAIYRIGKVAQPATIDQARRQSEQKQISSALAQQEMSAYVEVLKKKAKAKILKPIVASAPVDDNLASK, via the coding sequence ATGTTTGAGTTTATTCGCTCCCATCAACGCCTGATGCAGTTCATGCTTCTGCTGTTGATTATTCCTTCCTTCGCGCTTGTTGGTCTGCAGAGCTATACAAGCTTTGGCGACAGTGCTAATGCCGTGGCAAAAGTGGCTGGCCAATCAATTACGCAGCAAGAGCTTGATGCGGCCCAACGGCAGCAAATGGATCGCATGCGACAAATGTTCGGCGCGCAATTCGATGCCAAAATGTTTGATACGCCACAAGCCAAGCAAGGTGTTTTGGAGAATCTGATTGCGCAACGTGCACAGTTGGCTGCGGTAGCCCGGGAGCACCTGATGGTGTCCGACCTGACGCTGCAACAAACACTACTGGGCATTCCAGAATTGCACGGTGCTGACGGCAAGTTTGACAACGAGAAATATCGCTCGCTGTTGGCTGCGCAAGGGACGGTGCCGAAAATGTATGAAGCGGGGCTTCGTCAGGATTTGGCGTTGCAACAGTTGGCTGGCGCAATTGAGTCCACTGCATTCGCTCCAAAGTCGCTGGCGTTACGGTTCTCCAATATAAGCGATCAAGAGCGTGACACGCAAGAGTTGTTATTTAAGACTGCAGATTATGCCTCGCAGGTCAAAGTAACCGATGAGATGCTGAAGGCTTATTACGACAAGAATGGTCAACAGTTTGAAATTCCTGAACAAGTGAAAGCGGAATATATTGTCCTGGATAGCGCTGCCGTAGCGGCGCAAGTGACAGTTAATGACGCAGATGTAAAATCGTATTACGAGCAAAATCTGGCGCGCTATTCGACGCAAGAGCAGCGTCGTGCGAGTCATATTTTGATTACAACTAACAAAGACGCTTCTGCTGCGGATAAAGCGGTTGCTAAAACAAAAGCTGAAAGCCTGCTGGCCCAATTGCGTAAGGATCCTGCAGAATTCGCTAAGCTGGCAAAAGAAAATTCTCAAGATACTGCTTCTGCGGAACATGGTGGAGATTTGGGTTATTTCGGTGACGGTATGATGGTCAAGCCATTTTCAGATGCTGCGTTGAAACTCAAACAAGGTGAGATTAGTAATGTTGTTGAGTCTGATTTTGGCTATCACATCATTCAGTTGACGGGCATTAAGCCAGCCGAAGTGAAACCGTTGGCGCAAGTCAAGGACGAGATATCCGCTGAAATTAAAAAACAACTGGCAACCAAGAAATTTGCAGAGATGGCAGATGCGTTTAATGACACTGTCTATGAGCAGGCAAATAGCTTGCAGCCTGCTGCTGATAAATTAAAATTGTCGATCCAGACTGTGTCGAATGTGGGCCGTCATCCGAATCCGGCACTTGCACCAACAGTGCTGTACAACAATGAGAAATTTCTCACAGCCTTGTTTGCAGACGGTTCTGTAAAAAATAAGCGTAATACTGCTGCGATTGAAGTTGCGCCAAGCACGCTGATCGCTGGACATGTGATCAGCTATAAGCCAGTCACAAAACAAGCGTTTGAAGACGTTAAGGAATTGGTTCGCACTAAGGTCATCCAGGCTGCCGAAGTCGAACTTGCTGAAAAGGCCGGCGCTGCCAAATTTGCGGCTCTGAAGGTAAAAGACGATACGGCCGGATTTGCAGTGGCTAAGACGGTTTCGCGCGCGAATCAGCAAGGTGTTGCTCCCAACGTATTTGATGCAGTAATGAAAGCGGACGTAAGTAAGTTGCCTGCTTTCGTTGGTGTTTCATTACCCGGCCAAGGCTATGCCATCTATCGTATTGGCAAAGTAGCGCAGCCAGCGACGATAGACCAGGCACGTCGACAGTCAGAGCAAAAACAAATTTCGTCCGCATTAGCTCAGCAGGAAATGAGTGCTTACGTTGAAGTGCTGAAGAAAAAGGCTAAGGCAAAGATACTCAAACCTATCGTCGCCAGCGCGCCTGTTGATGATAATTTGGCGTCGAAATAA
- a CDS encoding arylesterase: MTLSAFASSGGNIASAATSDHSASKSVLVLGDSLSAEYGLARGTGWVALLQKRLKTENIPIDVINASISGDTTSGGNARLPALLKQRPNIVIIELGANDALRGLQLKATESNLLAMIAAAQKVNAKILLIGMRIPPNYGPDYTNKFFALYSTLAKQTKVPLVPFLLEGVANKPEWFQADRMHPTAEAHLTILNNVWPKLQPLMKATLSSAK, from the coding sequence ATCACGCTCAGTGCATTTGCTTCAAGTGGAGGAAACATTGCATCAGCAGCAACGAGCGACCATTCTGCATCAAAATCGGTTCTGGTGTTGGGTGACAGTCTATCAGCTGAATATGGCTTGGCCCGCGGCACCGGTTGGGTGGCACTTCTACAAAAACGCCTTAAGACTGAAAACATCCCTATCGACGTGATCAATGCCAGTATCAGCGGCGATACCACAAGCGGTGGCAACGCCCGCTTACCAGCACTGCTGAAGCAGCGCCCCAATATCGTGATCATTGAACTTGGTGCAAATGATGCATTACGCGGCCTTCAATTAAAGGCGACAGAATCAAACTTACTCGCAATGATAGCAGCGGCACAAAAAGTAAATGCAAAAATCCTGCTAATCGGAATGCGCATACCACCCAACTATGGGCCCGACTATACAAACAAATTTTTCGCACTATATTCAACCTTAGCCAAGCAGACTAAAGTCCCTTTAGTGCCATTTTTGCTGGAAGGCGTTGCCAATAAACCGGAGTGGTTTCAAGCGGACCGCATGCACCCGACAGCGGAAGCACACCTAACCATCCTGAACAACGTTTGGCCGAAATTACAACCCTTAATGAAAGCAACGCTCTCCTCAGCAAAATAA
- a CDS encoding ABC transporter ATP-binding protein: protein MSSTDFSIVAQNLTKRVADASGELVILNDINFTVQAGTTLAIVGASGSGKSTLLGLLAGLDTPSSGTVLIDGVDIFALDEDGRAGVRKKKLGFVFQSFQLLTHLNALENVMLPLELHGDPSAKEKAEIMLGRVGLASRLRHYPKYLSGGEQQRVALARAFVTEPPLLFADEPTGSLDAATGDAVIQLMFDLNQERGSTLVLVTHDTSIAVQCRQTITIAAGRLLHHGDFTPSDAHIF, encoded by the coding sequence ATGTCCAGCACCGATTTTTCGATAGTTGCGCAAAACCTGACCAAACGGGTAGCTGACGCTAGTGGAGAACTTGTGATTCTGAATGACATCAATTTTACCGTTCAGGCTGGGACGACGCTGGCAATTGTCGGCGCTTCCGGCTCCGGCAAGTCAACTTTGCTGGGATTGTTGGCTGGTCTTGATACCCCATCAAGTGGAACAGTCCTCATTGATGGCGTAGATATTTTTGCGCTGGATGAGGATGGTCGTGCTGGAGTACGCAAGAAAAAGCTCGGTTTCGTGTTTCAATCCTTTCAATTGTTGACGCATTTGAATGCCTTGGAAAATGTCATGCTGCCATTAGAACTGCATGGCGATCCCAGCGCTAAAGAAAAAGCTGAGATTATGCTCGGGCGCGTTGGATTGGCAAGTCGCTTGCGTCATTACCCAAAATACTTGTCCGGCGGCGAGCAGCAGCGAGTGGCGTTAGCCCGCGCTTTTGTCACAGAACCACCGCTTTTGTTTGCTGACGAACCGACTGGCAGTCTCGATGCCGCTACCGGCGACGCGGTGATACAACTGATGTTTGATCTCAATCAGGAGCGCGGTTCGACTCTGGTGCTTGTCACGCACGACACGTCCATCGCGGTGCAATGTCGGCAAACTATCACGATTGCGGCGGGACGTTTACTGCATCATGGCGACTTTACACCTAGTGACGCCCATATTTTTTAA